A portion of the Cryptomeria japonica chromosome 5, Sugi_1.0, whole genome shotgun sequence genome contains these proteins:
- the LOC131062274 gene encoding protein EXORDIUM-like 3 produces MGSSGGGALALYAVVFLLVTLGGVDGWRPWASNFNTTGAANVSAVGHEYGVSKKYEGSSEFVHMRYHNGPVFTSNITVHTIWYGNWNPNDKRIIKDFLLSISDGSKSKSPSVNEWWKTIQLYTDQTGANISRNVIVGPQINDRYSHGKVLTRLSIQAVIKSAVTALRHPLPIDPKNGLYLLLTSSDVVVQDFCRAVCGFHYFTFPSIVGYTLPYAWVGHSGTQCPEVCAYPFAVPSYMTGFKAFKSPNNNVGVDGMISVIAHELAELSSNPLVNAWYAGQDPSAPTEIADLCEGIYGTGGGGSYTGQVLQDKTGASFNLNGLRRRYLVQWIWNPILNACFGPNALDQ; encoded by the coding sequence ATGGGGAGTAGTGGAGGAGGGGCATTGGCATTGTATGCAGTAGTTTTCCTGTTGGTCACATTGGGTGGGGTGGATGGATGGAGGCCATGGGCAAGCAACTTCAATACTACAGGGGCAGCAAATGTTTCTGCTGTGGGGCATGAGTATGGAGTGTCTAAAAAGTATGAAGGGTCCTCTGAGTTTGTGCACATGAGGTACCACAATGGGCCTGTTTTCACCTCCAATATCACAGTTCATACCATCTGGTATGGCAACTGGAATCCCAATGATAAGAGGATAATCAAGGACTTTTTGCTCTCCATCTCTGATGGAAGCAAGAGTAAGAGCCCTTCTGTGAATGAATGGTGGAAGACCATTCAGCTCTATACAGACCAAACTGGTGCTAACATTTCCAGAAATGTTATAGTTGGTCCACAGATCAATGACAGGTATTCCCATGGAAAAGTCCTCACTAGACTCTCAATTCAAGCTGTCATAAAAAGTGCAGTCACAGCCCTTAGGCACCCACTTCCTATAGACCCAAAGAATGGCCTTTACTTATTGCTTACATCCAGTGATGTAGTAGTCCAGGATTTCTGCAGGGCAGTCTGTGGGTTTCACTATTTTACCTTCCCTTCCATTGTAGGCTACACTCTTCCTTATGCCTGGGTTGGTCACTCTGGCACACAGTGCCCTGAGGTCTGTGCATACCCATTTGCAGTACCATCTTACATGACTGGTTTTAAGGCCTTCAAGTCCCCTAATAACAATGTGGGTGTGGATGGAATGATCAGTGTCATTGCCCATGAGCTTGCAGAGCTTTCATCTAATCCTCTTGTCAATGCATGGTATGCTGGGCAGGACCCTTCTGCACCAACTGAGATTGCTGATCTCTGTGAGGGGATCTATGGAACAGGGGGTGGTGGGTCCTACACAGGCCAGGTTCTTCAGGACAAAACAGGTGCTAGTTTCAACTTGAATGGTCTCAGGAGAAGGTATTTGGTCCAGTGGATATGGAACCCCATCTTGAATGCTTGCTTTGGACCCAATGCTTTGGACCAGTGA